In a single window of the Peromyscus maniculatus bairdii isolate BWxNUB_F1_BW_parent chromosome 16, HU_Pman_BW_mat_3.1, whole genome shotgun sequence genome:
- the Myct1 gene encoding myc target protein 1, which yields MANNTTSLGSPWPENFWEDLIMSFTVSVAIGLAIGGFLWALFVFLSRRRRASAPISQWSPTRRPRSYNQGLNRTGFYRHSGCERRSNLSLASLTFQRQASMELANSFPRKSSFRASTFHPFLQCPPLPVETESQLMTLPASTTPSAISTGHNLSRPDFRWSSNSLRMGLSTPPPPAYESIIKAFPDS from the coding sequence AGGACCTTATAATGTCCTTCACTGTCTCTGTGGCGATTGGGCTCGCAATCGGAGGATTTCTCTGGGCGCTGTTCGTTTTCCTGTCTCGAAGAAGAAGAGCTAGCGCTCCCATCTCACAGTGGAGTCCCACCAGGCGACCCAGGTCCTACAACCAGGGCCTCAACCGAACTGGATTCTACCGCCACAGTGGCTGTGAGCGTCGAAGCAACCTCAGCCTGGCCAGTCTCACCTTCCAGAGACAAGCTTCCATGGAGCTGGCAAATTCCTTCCCCAGGAAATCAAGCTTCAGGGCTTCAACTTTCCATCCCTTCCTGCAATGCCCACCACTTCCGGTGGAAACTGAGAGTCAGCTGATgaccctgcctgcctccaccacccCATCCGCCATCAGCACCGGGCACAATCTGAGCCGACCTGACTTCCGCTGGTCCAGCAACAGCTTGCGGATGGGCCTTTCCACACCGCCCCCACCTGCCTATGAGTCCATCATCAAGGCATTTCCCGATTCCTGA